Proteins from a single region of Drosophila biarmipes strain raj3 chromosome 3R, RU_DBia_V1.1, whole genome shotgun sequence:
- the LOC108026059 gene encoding uncharacterized protein LOC108026059, which yields MQAQLYISTILVVLSCCGNPLEVAAARLRMPSFPKEMEKFNCRNESLGVHLDLSRLSGYWYEAGRVPNVQVLECLNVSVPAEIDNNILSLDLNFINTVNNDWSFTQEAVDFPWNNETQAGVFNLHFDTVTVTYKLVLTDYDNVAFVCGYGSISPVPLFKLFTRARQIDPNTMALVQSFAEQYGVASQIAWEKQSPDQCNGSRDRAPLAVLMGFIALLWFLSPGTQVRT from the exons ATGCAGGCTCAGCTATATATTTCAACTATTTTGGTAGTCCTCTCCTGCTGTGGAAATCCACTGGAGGTCGCCGCCGCTCGCCTGCGGATGCCCAGTTTTCCGAAGGAAATGGAGAAGTTCAACTGCCGGAATGAGAGCTTAGGAGTGCACTTGGACCTGTCACGA CTCTCTGGCTACTGGTACGAGGCTGGTCGAGTGCCCAACGTCCAGGTTCTGGAGTGCCTGAATGTCTCGGTTCCGGCCGAGATCGATAACAACATCCTGTCGCTGGACTTGAACTTCATCAACACGGTCAACAACGACTGGAGCTTCACCCAGGAAGCGGTGGATTTTCCCTGGAACAACGAGACGCAGGCTGGTGTCTTCAATCTGCATTTCGACACGGTCACAGTGACCTACAAGCTGGTACTAACGGATTACGACAACGTCGCCTTTGTCTGCGGATACGGAAGTATCTCGCCGGTGCCGCTGTTTAAGCTCTTCACTCGTGCGCGGCAGATCGACCCCAACACCATGGCCTTGGTCCAGTCGTTTGCCGAGCAATATGGCGTTGCTTCGCAAATCGCGTGGGAGAAACAGTCGCCGGATCAGTGCAATGGATCCAGGGATCGCGCTCCCTTGGCAGTGCTCATGGGCTTCATCGCTTTGCTCTGGTTCCTCAGCCCGGGAACTCAAGTTCGCACCTAA
- the LOC108025975 gene encoding uncharacterized protein LOC108025975, translated as MQAQTFIGTILFSLYFWGSTPVEASISPRLPENLQDFKCEADDIGFAFNLTALSGYWYEALRVPNIQVTECLNVSVPAEIANNTLILDLSYVSTLDNSWNLTKEVVTLPWSNSTQYGIFNLDTGVVSYKLVTTDYVSIAVVCGYGSSSVIPIFKLFTRDREVSQEIYELINTQAEQYGYGSLINWEKQSLEECGGSSGQAPLAALMGFVSFLCGVSLWAGFY; from the exons tttatatttttggggAAGTACACCTGTTGAAGCGAGTATTTCGCCCAGGCTACCGGAAAACTTACAGGATTTTAAGTGCGAGGCCGATGATATTGGATTCGCCTTTAATCTGACAGCG CTCTCTGGCTACTGGTACGAGGCTCTTCGAGTTCCCAATATCCAGGTGACGGAGTGCCTGAATGTCTCGGTTCCCGCTGAAATCGCAAACAACACTCTTATACTGGATTTGAGCTATGTCAGCACCCTAGACAACAGTTGGAACCTGACCAAGGAAGTCGTGACCTTACCCTGGAGCAATTCCACCCAGTACGGCATCTTCAATCTCGACACAGGTGTGGTTTCGTACAAACTGGTGACCACGGACTACGTTTCCATCGCCGTGGTCTGCGGCTATGGAAGCTCGTCAGTTATCCCGATCTTTAAGCTCTTCACTCGGGATCGCGAAGTCAGCCAGGAGATCTACGAATTGATCAACACACAAGCCGAGCAGTATGGATACGGATCCCTGATCAACTGGGAGAAGCAATCCCTTGAAGAGTGCGGTGGTTCCAGTGGACAAGCACCTTTGGCAGCCCTAATGGGTTTCGTCAGTTTTCTCTGTGGCGTGTCACTCTGGGCTGGATTttattga